Proteins encoded together in one Gemmatimonadota bacterium DH-78 window:
- the rpiA gene encoding ribose-5-phosphate isomerase RpiA has protein sequence MDPKEQLKRDAAREALSRVTPGMRLGLGTGSTMWHFVDLLGDALAEGTLSGISGVPTSERTRDQAAERGIPLLELHEGAPLDLAVDGADEVDPHLDLVKGLGGALLREKMVVQAARAFVVVADDSKEVSRLGTRAPLPIEVVPFGWESHIPALEALGARGVLRVSEAGDAVRTDNGNLLLDAHFEGGIEDPFEVENRLRARAGVVETGLFLDLADEVILASDSGLVIRRREGEA, from the coding sequence TCGGTCTCGGCACCGGCAGCACCATGTGGCACTTCGTGGATCTGCTCGGCGACGCCCTCGCCGAGGGCACGCTTTCCGGCATCTCCGGAGTGCCCACCTCCGAGCGCACCCGCGACCAGGCGGCCGAACGGGGGATTCCGCTCCTGGAGCTGCACGAGGGCGCCCCCCTCGACCTGGCCGTGGACGGCGCGGACGAGGTGGATCCGCACCTCGATCTCGTGAAGGGATTGGGCGGGGCTCTCCTGCGCGAGAAGATGGTGGTGCAGGCGGCGCGGGCCTTCGTGGTGGTGGCCGACGACTCGAAGGAAGTGTCGCGACTCGGCACGCGCGCGCCCCTGCCGATCGAGGTGGTGCCCTTCGGCTGGGAAAGCCACATCCCGGCGCTCGAGGCCCTCGGTGCACGGGGCGTGCTGCGTGTGAGCGAGGCGGGCGATGCCGTCCGCACCGACAACGGCAATCTTCTGCTGGACGCGCACTTCGAGGGCGGGATCGAAGACCCGTTCGAGGTCGAGAACCGGCTCCGCGCTCGCGCCGGTGTGGTCGAGACCGGTCTCTTTCTCGACCTGGCCGACGAGGTGATTCTGGCCTCGGACTCCGGGCTCGTGATCCGTCGACGGGAGGGAGAGGCATGA
- the rpe gene encoding ribulose-phosphate 3-epimerase — MNQRPTLLAPSILSADFGALADGIREVDQAGADWIHVDVMDGRFVPNITLGPAITAAAARATDRPLDVHLMIESPERYLEAFAEAGAAVLTVHVETCPHLHRTVQQIRELGVAPGVAINPATPVDVLRDIAPDLDLVLVMSVNPGFGGQSFIPASLDRIRRTRDLLTAVGSQARLEVDGGVTPDNAASVVAAGADVLVAGSAVFRHPEGAASGVAALRSAAGSPHLRSV; from the coding sequence ATGAACCAGCGTCCGACGCTGCTCGCGCCGTCGATCCTCTCGGCCGATTTCGGCGCACTCGCCGACGGGATCCGGGAGGTGGACCAGGCCGGGGCCGACTGGATCCACGTGGATGTGATGGACGGTCGTTTCGTGCCGAACATCACCCTCGGCCCGGCGATCACCGCGGCCGCCGCGCGGGCCACCGACCGCCCCCTCGACGTGCATCTCATGATCGAATCGCCCGAGCGCTACCTCGAGGCGTTCGCCGAGGCGGGGGCCGCCGTGCTCACGGTGCACGTGGAGACGTGCCCCCATCTGCACCGCACCGTTCAGCAGATCCGCGAACTCGGGGTGGCCCCCGGAGTGGCGATCAATCCCGCCACCCCGGTCGACGTGCTCCGCGACATCGCACCCGACCTCGATCTCGTGCTGGTGATGTCCGTGAACCCCGGCTTCGGCGGGCAGTCGTTCATTCCCGCCTCGCTCGATCGAATCCGCCGCACCCGCGACCTGCTCACTGCGGTGGGATCGCAGGCGCGGCTCGAAGTGGATGGCGGAGTCACCCCCGACAACGCCGCCTCGGTCGTGGCCGCCGGCGCCGACGTGCTCGTGGCGGGATCGGCCGTCTTCCGCCATCCGGAGGGGGCCGCCAGCGGTGTCGCCGCCCTGCGCTCCGCCGCCGGCTCTCCCCATCTGCGCTCGGTCTGA
- a CDS encoding Hpt domain-containing protein — protein MTTPPVVDSAALDRLTEWGGDKLLRQMLRLFLENAKERLEQVRQGLAPGGDLDEAHRSAHALKSSAANLGAMQVSALSAELEAATGAGDLERSRELADALVEAHAAADAALTRVLESLP, from the coding sequence ATGACGACGCCCCCCGTGGTCGACTCCGCCGCCCTCGATCGCCTCACCGAGTGGGGGGGCGACAAGCTCCTGCGCCAGATGCTGCGACTCTTTCTGGAGAACGCGAAGGAGCGCCTCGAGCAGGTGCGGCAGGGGCTGGCACCCGGGGGTGACCTCGACGAGGCGCATCGCTCGGCACACGCGCTGAAGTCGAGTGCGGCCAACCTGGGAGCCATGCAGGTGAGCGCGCTCAGCGCCGAACTGGAGGCGGCCACCGGGGCCGGAGATCTGGAGCGCAGCCGCGAACTTGCCGACGCTCTGGTCGAGGCGCACGCCGCGGCGGACGCCGCCCTCACTCGCGTACTGGAGAGCCTGCCTTGA
- a CDS encoding response regulator, with protein sequence MKRRIAVVEDNPDNRLLVQAILEDDYEVSEFETGREAVEGLAEARPEVVLLDISLPEMDGTEVLAWIRTHHTLGPTPVIALTAHAMAGDRERYLEAGFDDYVSKPIVDEEVLTGAIRRWLDRPR encoded by the coding sequence TTGAAGCGTCGGATCGCCGTCGTCGAAGACAATCCGGACAATCGACTGCTCGTGCAGGCGATTCTGGAGGACGACTACGAGGTGAGCGAGTTCGAGACCGGCCGCGAGGCGGTGGAAGGGCTCGCCGAGGCCCGGCCCGAGGTGGTGCTGCTCGACATCTCCCTGCCCGAGATGGACGGCACGGAGGTGCTCGCCTGGATCCGGACGCACCACACCCTGGGCCCCACGCCCGTGATCGCGCTCACGGCGCACGCCATGGCCGGGGACCGCGAGCGGTACCTCGAAGCGGGGTTCGACGACTACGTGAGCAAGCCGATCGTCGATGAAGAGGTGCTCACCGGGGCGATCCGACGATGGCTGGATCGCCCCCGCTGA
- a CDS encoding PAS domain S-box protein, producing the protein MAGSPPLTADPGPAARNPSGVSGWRPLVLAGTALMLAAAAVALPTDNLSNPAWHLALEVASVCLAAMLGALALVRYYARRQRIFVFIGTGFIATGVLDAVHAYVASDLLGGSGLMVSPDVYAWTWLQARVFLSLFLAVSAFAPEPPPGAEATGGEARVFLLALALALSVLLVFGLVPTPSLIVPGRVPPRIWELLPGALFAVAGAGYWLRGRWRSDAFEFWLVVGLLIAGFSHAGFMVRSVALYDPFFDAGHLLKLVSYLAVGTGLLVSTHDTFRREEAALAAGAAANAALAREIEVRRDAEIVLQRSEERLQNFLESAHDLIQSVDPEGNLLYVNRAWQNTLGYAKHQMVGHPLGELLHPRCRARVLRQFRRVLEGEEEGEEILAEFLARDGRVVLCSGRATRHVVDGTPVATQAIFRDVTAQRAAERELAASRANVRALVENTGDLIWSVDPEHRLVTFNSAFALAVETRSGHEPKVGDAPSDMFGPEVARWYADLYERVLRGRRFSVLREESLLGQARGFEIFCNPVHEGSGTTGAVMFGRDVTRRLEAEEALRIAKDEAEAANRAKSQFLANMSHELRTPLNSVIGFANILLKNKGGNLVAKDLGFLDRILANGRHLLALINEVLDLAKIEAGRMDVVLDEVDLPSFLRETVAQLEGQAREKRVELRAELPDGPVPPLRTDGPKLRQVLINLTGNALKFSEGGRVTVRLETDGRGDPAAIAVEDTGIGIAPDRLEAIFEAFAQADQSTSRRFGGTGLGLAISRSMCQLLDYELEVASTVGEGSTFRIRMQAPEGAAE; encoded by the coding sequence ATGGCTGGATCGCCCCCGCTGACCGCCGACCCGGGCCCCGCAGCCCGCAATCCTTCCGGCGTGTCCGGCTGGCGCCCCCTGGTGCTCGCGGGCACCGCGCTGATGCTCGCTGCCGCGGCCGTGGCGCTTCCCACCGACAACCTGTCGAACCCGGCCTGGCACCTCGCGCTCGAGGTGGCCTCGGTCTGCCTCGCGGCCATGCTCGGCGCCCTCGCGCTGGTGCGCTACTACGCGCGGCGTCAGCGCATCTTCGTGTTCATCGGCACCGGGTTCATCGCCACCGGCGTGCTCGACGCGGTCCACGCCTACGTCGCGTCGGACCTGCTGGGCGGATCGGGACTGATGGTCTCGCCCGACGTGTACGCCTGGACCTGGCTGCAGGCTCGGGTCTTCCTGTCGCTCTTCCTCGCGGTATCGGCCTTCGCGCCCGAGCCCCCGCCCGGAGCGGAGGCGACCGGGGGCGAGGCGCGCGTTTTCCTCCTGGCGCTCGCCCTCGCCCTCTCCGTCCTTCTCGTGTTCGGACTGGTGCCGACCCCCTCCCTGATCGTGCCGGGACGCGTGCCACCCCGAATCTGGGAGCTCCTGCCGGGCGCACTCTTCGCCGTGGCCGGCGCGGGGTACTGGCTGCGGGGGCGGTGGCGATCCGACGCCTTCGAGTTCTGGCTCGTGGTGGGACTCCTGATCGCCGGATTCAGCCACGCCGGATTCATGGTGCGATCGGTGGCCCTCTACGACCCCTTCTTCGACGCGGGGCACCTGCTCAAGCTCGTGTCGTACCTGGCGGTCGGGACCGGGCTGCTCGTGAGCACCCACGACACCTTTCGGCGAGAGGAGGCGGCCCTCGCGGCCGGTGCAGCGGCCAACGCCGCGCTCGCCCGGGAGATCGAGGTCCGCCGCGACGCGGAGATCGTGCTCCAGCGCAGCGAGGAGCGCCTGCAGAACTTCCTGGAGTCCGCGCACGACCTGATCCAGAGTGTGGACCCGGAGGGGAATCTCCTCTATGTGAACCGCGCCTGGCAGAACACCCTGGGGTACGCGAAGCATCAGATGGTCGGGCACCCGCTCGGCGAGCTCCTGCACCCGCGCTGTCGCGCACGGGTGCTCCGACAGTTCCGGCGGGTTCTCGAGGGCGAGGAGGAGGGCGAGGAGATCCTCGCGGAGTTTCTCGCCCGAGACGGCCGCGTGGTGCTCTGCTCGGGGCGTGCCACCCGTCACGTGGTGGACGGCACCCCCGTGGCCACCCAGGCCATCTTCCGCGACGTGACGGCCCAGCGAGCCGCCGAGCGCGAGCTCGCGGCATCGCGTGCCAACGTGCGCGCCCTCGTCGAGAACACCGGCGATCTCATCTGGTCGGTCGACCCCGAGCACCGGCTCGTCACCTTCAACAGCGCCTTCGCACTGGCCGTCGAGACCCGGAGCGGGCACGAGCCGAAGGTGGGGGACGCTCCCTCCGACATGTTCGGGCCCGAGGTGGCACGCTGGTATGCCGACCTCTACGAGCGAGTGCTGCGGGGGCGCCGCTTCTCCGTGCTGCGCGAAGAATCGCTGCTGGGTCAGGCCCGCGGGTTCGAGATCTTCTGCAACCCGGTACACGAGGGGTCGGGCACCACCGGGGCGGTCATGTTCGGGCGCGACGTGACCCGTCGCCTCGAGGCCGAAGAGGCGCTTCGCATCGCCAAGGACGAGGCGGAGGCGGCGAATCGCGCCAAGAGCCAGTTTCTGGCCAACATGAGCCACGAACTGCGCACGCCGCTCAACTCCGTGATCGGGTTCGCCAACATCCTGCTCAAGAACAAGGGTGGGAACCTCGTGGCGAAGGATCTCGGCTTTCTCGACCGGATTCTCGCCAATGGACGCCACCTGCTCGCCCTCATCAACGAGGTACTCGACCTCGCCAAGATCGAGGCGGGCCGGATGGACGTGGTGCTCGACGAGGTCGACCTGCCCTCGTTCCTGCGCGAGACTGTGGCCCAGCTGGAGGGCCAGGCACGGGAGAAGCGGGTGGAACTCCGCGCCGAGCTCCCCGACGGCCCGGTGCCCCCTCTGCGCACCGACGGGCCCAAGCTCCGGCAGGTGCTGATCAACCTCACAGGCAACGCGTTGAAGTTTTCGGAGGGCGGGCGTGTGACCGTGCGGCTCGAGACCGACGGGCGGGGAGACCCCGCGGCCATCGCCGTCGAGGACACCGGGATCGGCATCGCCCCGGATCGGCTCGAGGCGATCTTCGAGGCCTTCGCGCAGGCCGACCAGAGCACCAGCCGCAGATTCGGCGGCACCGGACTCGGCCTCGCCATTTCCCGCTCGATGTGCCAGCTGCTCGACTACGAGCTCGAGGTGGCGTCCACGGTGGGGGAGGGGTCGACCTTCCGCATCCGGATGCAGGCCCCCGAGGGCGCCGCGGAGTAG
- a CDS encoding deoxyribodipyrimidine photolyase: MTPVPDARRRHLNERPLRRDGRYVVYWMVAHRRLEWNHALDHALARARECDVGLVILEALRIDYPWSAARHHRFVLDGMREHRTRLGDVPVTYLPYVEPKPGEGKGLLEALAARACTVVTDDYPVFFLPRMQAAVADRLEVPLESVDSNGIAPMRAAGRTFTMAVHFRRHLQKEIVDHLAVWPDAEPLDGLELPAVELPSDLLERWPMADDHLLDPDTDPAAHLPLSADVAPVSLRGGAAAGRERLLAFLDDDLEAYGEGRNDPDDDRSSGLSPWLHWGHLSPHEAVFRLLQREEWSPARVADKVQGKREGWWGMSAGAEAWLDELITWRELGFNYAAEHPDDYDDYDTLPDWALDTLADHRADPREYTYDLDTFDAADTHDELWNAAQRQLRREGVIHNYLRMLWGKKILEWTPDPRTALDVMIELNNRYAIDGRDPNSWSGIFWVLGRFDRGWPERAIYGKVRSMSSESTRRKVSVDNYLQRFGKDSD, from the coding sequence ATGACCCCCGTACCCGATGCTCGACGTCGCCATCTCAACGAGCGCCCGCTTCGCCGGGACGGACGCTACGTGGTCTACTGGATGGTGGCCCACCGTCGACTCGAGTGGAATCACGCCCTCGACCACGCCCTCGCCCGCGCCCGGGAGTGCGACGTCGGACTGGTGATCCTCGAGGCGCTGCGGATCGACTACCCCTGGTCGGCGGCCCGCCACCACCGGTTCGTGCTCGACGGCATGCGGGAACACCGCACGAGGCTCGGCGACGTACCCGTCACCTATCTGCCGTATGTGGAGCCGAAGCCCGGGGAGGGGAAGGGGCTGCTCGAGGCGCTGGCCGCCCGCGCCTGCACGGTGGTGACCGACGACTATCCGGTATTCTTCCTGCCCCGCATGCAGGCGGCCGTGGCCGACCGGCTCGAGGTGCCGCTCGAGTCGGTCGACTCCAACGGGATCGCCCCCATGCGCGCCGCCGGTCGCACCTTCACCATGGCCGTGCATTTCCGGCGCCATCTCCAGAAGGAGATCGTGGACCACCTGGCGGTCTGGCCGGATGCGGAGCCTCTCGACGGGCTGGAGTTGCCTGCGGTCGAGCTGCCCTCCGACCTGCTCGAGCGCTGGCCGATGGCCGACGACCACCTGCTCGATCCGGACACCGATCCGGCCGCCCATCTGCCGCTCTCCGCCGACGTCGCCCCGGTGTCGCTGCGCGGAGGTGCCGCGGCGGGGCGCGAGCGGCTGCTCGCCTTTCTCGACGACGACCTCGAGGCGTACGGGGAGGGTCGCAACGACCCCGACGACGACCGGTCGAGTGGCCTCTCTCCATGGCTTCACTGGGGGCACCTGTCTCCACACGAGGCCGTGTTCCGGCTTCTGCAGCGCGAGGAGTGGTCGCCGGCACGCGTGGCCGACAAGGTCCAGGGCAAACGCGAGGGGTGGTGGGGCATGTCGGCCGGCGCCGAGGCGTGGCTCGACGAGTTGATCACCTGGCGGGAACTGGGCTTCAACTACGCGGCCGAGCACCCCGACGACTACGACGACTACGACACCCTGCCGGACTGGGCGCTCGACACCCTGGCCGACCACCGCGCCGACCCGCGGGAGTACACGTACGACCTCGACACCTTCGACGCGGCCGACACCCACGACGAACTGTGGAACGCCGCCCAGCGCCAACTGCGCCGCGAGGGTGTGATCCACAACTACCTGCGCATGCTCTGGGGCAAGAAGATCCTGGAGTGGACTCCGGATCCGCGAACCGCCCTCGACGTGATGATCGAACTCAACAACCGCTACGCGATCGACGGCCGCGACCCCAACTCCTGGAGCGGAATCTTCTGGGTACTGGGCCGCTTCGACCGCGGCTGGCCGGAACGTGCCATCTACGGAAAGGTACGTTCGATGTCATCTGAATCGACCCGCCGCAAGGTGTCCGTCGACAACTACCTGCAGCGTTTCGGAAAGGACTCCGACTGA
- a CDS encoding TIGR01777 family oxidoreductase: MPTFRRSMTVPHPVSDVFAWHERPGALERLTPPWENMRVVRRSGGIADGAVVEIRHKKGPLDLSWEMEHVDYEQGRRFVDVQRKGPFQSWRHTHEFAPTDDGGTLVTDTIEWEPPLGAAGEVLAGPILEKELEQGFAFRHRRLAHDLDLHARWAGAPRLTVAITGAGGLIGSALSHLLTTGGHRVVRMVRSRSRATDGAVYWNADTGEVDTAGLRGVDAVVHLAGEPISGVRWTDAKKRAIRESRVKGTAAIAGAIAGMHDVKTLVMASAVGYYGGRKDEILTETSAPGKGFLAEVCVEWEAAARRAEGAGVRVVKIRNGLVLSPAGGALPLMLTAFKSGLAGRVGNGRQYVPWIDLDDCVGIFYTALMNGAVKGVLNGTGPHPVTNATFTDVLGRVLNRPTVVPLPKLAVRAMLGEMGDELLLKGQRARPAATLAAGYDFRREDLEASLRHQLGRPG; this comes from the coding sequence ATGCCGACCTTTCGACGGTCGATGACCGTGCCTCACCCCGTGTCCGACGTCTTCGCCTGGCACGAGCGGCCGGGCGCACTCGAGCGCCTCACCCCTCCCTGGGAGAACATGCGCGTGGTCCGCCGCAGCGGCGGCATCGCCGACGGCGCCGTGGTCGAGATTCGCCACAAGAAGGGGCCGCTCGACCTCTCCTGGGAGATGGAGCACGTCGACTACGAGCAGGGTCGCCGGTTCGTGGACGTGCAGCGCAAGGGGCCCTTCCAGTCGTGGCGGCACACGCACGAGTTCGCGCCGACCGACGACGGCGGCACCCTCGTGACCGACACGATCGAGTGGGAGCCTCCGCTCGGCGCGGCGGGCGAGGTACTGGCGGGTCCGATTCTCGAGAAGGAGCTCGAGCAGGGCTTCGCCTTCCGCCACCGCCGCCTCGCACACGACCTCGACCTGCACGCGCGATGGGCCGGGGCGCCCCGGCTGACCGTGGCCATCACCGGGGCCGGAGGTCTGATCGGTTCCGCGCTGTCGCACCTGCTCACCACCGGCGGGCATCGGGTGGTGCGCATGGTCCGCAGCCGATCCCGGGCGACGGACGGTGCGGTCTACTGGAACGCCGACACGGGCGAGGTGGACACCGCCGGCCTCCGGGGCGTGGACGCCGTCGTGCACCTGGCGGGCGAGCCGATCAGCGGGGTGCGCTGGACCGATGCCAAGAAGCGGGCGATCCGGGAGTCGCGGGTGAAGGGCACGGCTGCGATCGCAGGGGCGATCGCCGGCATGCACGATGTGAAGACCCTCGTGATGGCCTCGGCGGTCGGCTACTACGGTGGCCGGAAGGACGAGATCCTGACCGAGACGAGCGCGCCCGGAAAGGGGTTTCTCGCCGAGGTGTGCGTCGAGTGGGAAGCCGCCGCCCGCAGAGCCGAGGGCGCCGGGGTACGCGTGGTGAAGATCCGCAACGGCCTGGTGCTGAGCCCCGCCGGAGGGGCGCTGCCCCTCATGCTCACCGCCTTCAAGTCCGGACTCGCGGGACGGGTCGGCAACGGGCGCCAGTACGTGCCGTGGATCGACCTCGACGACTGCGTCGGGATCTTCTACACGGCGCTGATGAACGGGGCGGTGAAGGGGGTGCTCAACGGCACGGGCCCACACCCGGTCACCAACGCCACCTTCACCGATGTGCTCGGGCGAGTGCTCAACCGACCCACCGTGGTGCCGCTGCCCAAGCTGGCGGTGCGCGCGATGCTGGGCGAGATGGGAGACGAATTGCTGCTCAAGGGTCAGCGGGCGCGCCCCGCGGCCACCCTGGCCGCGGGGTACGACTTCCGCCGCGAGGACCTCGAGGCATCACTCCGGCACCAGCTCGGGCGTCCCGGCTGA
- a CDS encoding phytoene desaturase — MNHEANDGRRAVIVGAGFGGLALAIRLQAAGMQVTVLEKRERIGGRAYQLKDRGYTFDMGPSLITAPGIIDAVFQAAGRRLVDYVDLVPLDPFYRIHFHDGTHIDYVSDAERMKEQMARFNPGDAARYDDFMAAIEPIYGAVIEDRLGSKPFDSWGKMLGFLPRVAKLGAWRPVHNFVARYFEDFRHRFVYSFHPLFVGGNPFSAPSVYLMIPMLEKLGGVWFSRGGMYSVVEAMGRVFEEIGGEIRTDHEVERIEVTDGRATAVRAAGTTFPADVVVSNADVGHTYGALVEPEKRRHWTDRRIDRTHYTMSCFLLYVGTRRTWPEVAHHTLILSERYRELVRDIFDRKVLPDDFSMYVHAPTRTDPDMAPEGCESMYVLIPVANKRADIDWDSVKEPLAERVLEFLEEWGMEGLRDALEVLHIFTPDDFETELNATFGNAFAVEPRLTQTAYLRPQNRSEDVDGLYLVGAGTHPGAGVPGVILSAEATYSCIAEDEGLEAQWEPATPGDVRMEPTRGPGYDAAMAELPASAGTPELVPE, encoded by the coding sequence ATGAACCATGAGGCGAACGACGGCCGCCGGGCCGTGATCGTGGGTGCCGGATTCGGCGGTCTCGCGCTGGCCATCCGGCTGCAGGCCGCCGGCATGCAGGTGACGGTGCTCGAGAAGCGGGAGCGAATCGGAGGGCGCGCCTATCAGTTGAAGGACCGCGGCTACACCTTCGACATGGGCCCCTCCCTGATCACGGCGCCGGGAATCATCGACGCGGTCTTCCAGGCCGCGGGGCGGCGTCTCGTCGACTACGTGGACCTGGTGCCCCTCGATCCCTTCTACCGCATCCACTTCCACGACGGCACCCACATCGACTACGTGTCGGACGCCGAGCGCATGAAGGAGCAGATGGCCCGGTTCAACCCGGGTGACGCCGCGCGCTACGACGACTTCATGGCGGCCATCGAACCCATCTACGGCGCGGTGATCGAAGACCGGCTCGGTTCGAAGCCGTTCGACAGCTGGGGAAAGATGCTGGGCTTCCTTCCCCGGGTGGCGAAACTCGGCGCGTGGCGGCCGGTTCACAACTTCGTCGCGCGCTACTTCGAGGACTTCCGCCACCGTTTCGTCTACTCGTTCCACCCGCTCTTCGTGGGCGGAAACCCCTTCTCCGCCCCGTCGGTCTACCTGATGATCCCGATGCTGGAGAAGCTGGGGGGCGTGTGGTTCAGCCGGGGTGGCATGTACTCGGTGGTGGAGGCCATGGGCCGGGTGTTCGAAGAGATCGGTGGCGAGATCCGCACCGACCACGAGGTGGAGCGGATCGAGGTGACCGACGGACGGGCGACGGCGGTGCGCGCGGCGGGCACCACCTTCCCCGCCGACGTCGTCGTGTCGAACGCCGATGTGGGTCACACCTACGGGGCGCTCGTGGAGCCGGAGAAGCGCCGGCACTGGACCGACCGCCGCATCGATCGCACGCACTACACGATGAGCTGTTTCCTGCTCTACGTCGGTACGCGCCGCACCTGGCCCGAGGTGGCGCACCACACGCTCATCCTCTCCGAACGCTACCGCGAACTCGTGCGCGACATCTTCGATCGCAAGGTGCTGCCCGACGATTTCAGCATGTACGTGCACGCCCCCACGCGCACGGATCCCGACATGGCCCCCGAGGGCTGCGAGAGCATGTACGTGCTCATTCCGGTGGCCAACAAGCGCGCGGACATCGACTGGGACTCCGTGAAGGAGCCTCTGGCGGAGCGGGTGCTCGAGTTTCTCGAGGAGTGGGGCATGGAGGGGCTGCGCGACGCCCTCGAGGTGCTCCACATCTTCACGCCGGACGACTTCGAGACCGAGCTCAACGCCACCTTCGGCAACGCCTTCGCGGTCGAACCCCGCCTCACGCAGACGGCCTACCTGCGGCCCCAGAACCGCAGCGAAGACGTGGATGGCCTGTACCTCGTGGGCGCGGGTACGCACCCCGGCGCCGGGGTGCCCGGCGTGATCCTCTCGGCCGAGGCCACGTACAGCTGCATCGCCGAGGACGAAGGGCTCGAAGCCCAGTGGGAGCCGGCCACTCCGGGCGATGTGCGCATGGAGCCCACCCGCGGCCCCGGGTACGACGCCGCAATGGCGGAGCTCCCGGCCTCAGCCGGGACGCCCGAGCTGGTGCCGGAGTGA